A single genomic interval of uncultured Sunxiuqinia sp. harbors:
- a CDS encoding LysM peptidoglycan-binding domain-containing protein, with translation MNIRFFTFILLVFISVQLNAQERRIQEDGKTYVIHVVVKGETIFSLSEAYTVDKKELLGANPDLIFGLKTGQELKIPVAETSLDKNLSPAQKEELPSFHTYRVKRKDGLHFIANKYDVEVEDILKYNPDVEEDGLQKRMILLIPDAADLKRIRQVAKTKKRVAASKDTFRVKTHEVKGDETLYSISKKYNVSIASILDANPKASNGLPIGMMLTIPEKEIRMTTETAPQSGFFTHLIESGETFWSLERKYHVTRDVLEKYNPALENGLLAGLKIKIPVSEKLPEFDVKPISDGQFQKHHVLRGETLYSISNKYGVKISEIKKINPVLNYRGLMAAETILIPDVVAQEPLVVDKQDTPDKEVFIERSESKVAVSKQTVRIIPRIVPESCKPDLMAAYDEYDVALLLPLYLAANDTVNRVPMTKEEMLLDETFMSQVEDPDELPEDTFKIRDEEIIYPRSENFVHFYEGVLLAVDSLQKAGMKIQLHVFDTNQEKAVVDSLVQLDVFRELDLIIGPVFPNLQQPVADFAYKNHIPMVSPLSSSGNFEDNNPYYFKVNPTKDYLVRETADFIGEEYFNKNLIVLEMGEYKHLPEATLVDLCREKFFSSGFLNADREVHFHEYNFNREGYWGLRRILSKDRENVFIIPSETEAQISVAISNVNSLSEDFPVTLVGMSNFQRYHSIQPEYLHHTKLHLLSPYFVDYSSNLTNRFIEDFRSNFSAEPNQFSFQGYDIAFYFMSALFNYGKDFNECLAYHRVKLNQGEFYFDRVSRFGGYMNRGLFVVNYTKNFKVAIGGVAGVPGLMFAED, from the coding sequence ATGAATATTCGCTTTTTTACATTCATATTGCTAGTTTTTATTAGTGTTCAGCTAAACGCGCAGGAACGTCGAATTCAAGAAGATGGAAAAACATATGTGATTCATGTTGTTGTAAAAGGCGAGACTATTTTTTCGCTGAGCGAAGCATACACTGTTGATAAAAAAGAACTGCTTGGGGCAAACCCTGATTTGATATTTGGCTTGAAAACGGGACAGGAATTAAAAATTCCGGTGGCCGAAACTTCCTTGGATAAGAATTTGTCTCCTGCGCAAAAGGAAGAACTGCCGTCGTTTCATACTTACCGCGTAAAACGCAAAGACGGACTGCATTTTATAGCCAATAAATATGATGTTGAAGTAGAAGATATATTGAAGTATAATCCGGATGTTGAGGAGGATGGGCTGCAGAAAAGAATGATTTTGCTAATTCCTGACGCAGCTGATTTGAAACGAATAAGGCAGGTTGCCAAAACGAAAAAGCGAGTTGCCGCCAGCAAAGATACATTTAGGGTTAAAACTCACGAGGTAAAAGGAGATGAGACGTTGTACTCGATTTCAAAGAAATACAATGTTTCTATTGCATCAATATTGGATGCTAATCCAAAAGCGAGCAATGGTTTGCCAATTGGCATGATGCTTACGATTCCCGAGAAGGAGATCCGTATGACTACTGAAACAGCTCCACAAAGTGGTTTCTTTACTCATTTAATTGAGTCGGGTGAAACATTCTGGAGTTTGGAGCGGAAATATCATGTTACGCGCGATGTGCTGGAAAAATACAATCCTGCTCTTGAAAATGGCTTGCTTGCCGGATTAAAAATTAAAATTCCAGTTTCGGAAAAGCTACCTGAATTTGACGTAAAACCTATAAGTGATGGCCAGTTTCAGAAACATCATGTATTGCGTGGCGAAACTCTTTACAGTATTTCCAATAAGTATGGTGTAAAGATTAGTGAAATCAAAAAAATAAATCCGGTACTCAACTACCGAGGCTTGATGGCCGCAGAAACCATATTGATTCCGGATGTTGTCGCTCAGGAACCATTGGTGGTTGATAAGCAAGATACTCCCGATAAAGAAGTTTTTATAGAACGATCAGAGAGTAAGGTAGCAGTGTCAAAGCAGACTGTAAGAATCATCCCGAGAATCGTGCCTGAAAGTTGTAAGCCTGATTTGATGGCTGCCTATGACGAATATGATGTGGCTTTGCTTTTGCCACTTTATCTTGCTGCAAACGATACGGTGAATCGTGTGCCAATGACCAAAGAGGAAATGCTACTGGATGAGACATTTATGAGTCAGGTTGAAGATCCGGATGAATTACCGGAGGATACATTTAAAATTAGGGATGAGGAGATTATTTATCCGCGCTCAGAGAACTTTGTTCATTTTTATGAAGGCGTACTTTTGGCTGTTGATAGCCTACAGAAAGCTGGTATGAAGATCCAATTACATGTTTTTGATACCAATCAGGAGAAAGCAGTTGTTGATTCTCTGGTGCAGCTGGATGTGTTTCGAGAGCTCGACCTGATTATTGGTCCCGTTTTTCCTAATCTTCAACAACCGGTTGCCGATTTTGCATATAAAAACCATATTCCGATGGTTTCGCCTTTGTCTTCGTCGGGTAACTTTGAAGACAATAATCCCTACTATTTTAAGGTAAATCCAACCAAAGACTATCTGGTTCGGGAAACGGCTGATTTTATAGGCGAAGAATATTTCAATAAAAACTTAATTGTGCTCGAAATGGGAGAGTACAAACATTTGCCCGAAGCTACTTTGGTTGACCTTTGCCGCGAGAAATTTTTCTCTAGCGGCTTCCTAAATGCTGATCGCGAGGTGCACTTTCACGAGTATAATTTCAATCGGGAAGGCTATTGGGGATTGCGACGAATATTAAGTAAGGACCGTGAAAACGTATTTATTATCCCCTCAGAAACAGAGGCTCAGATAAGTGTGGCTATTTCCAATGTCAATTCGTTATCGGAGGATTTCCCGGTTACCTTGGTTGGAATGTCGAATTTTCAGCGATACCACAGTATTCAGCCGGAATATCTTCATCACACCAAGTTACATTTATTGAGTCCTTATTTTGTCGATTACAGTTCTAATTTGACAAACCGATTCATTGAAGATTTCAGGAGTAATTTTTCTGCTGAACCAAACCAATTTAGCTTCCAAGGATACGATATCGCCTTTTATTTTATGTCGGCATTGTTTAACTATGGAAAAGATTTTAATGAGTGTTTGGCGTACCACCGAGTGAAACTCAATCAAGGGGAGTTTTATTTCGATAGAGTAAGCCGTTTTGGAGGCTATATGAATCGTGGCTTATTTGTGGTAAACTACACGAAAAATTTCAAGGTCGCTATTGGTGGAGTTGCAGGTGTTCCCGGCTTGATGTTTGCCGAAGATTAA
- a CDS encoding beta-N-acetylhexosaminidase, which yields MSKTILITLSLLIAFVGAKQEPATDLSKHNLIPRPVAISATGNTFHLNGNTSIYVSDILPELTRSANYLREKLQVATGYEFKIIPTKEAPSAGIYLTTVNDGELGSEGYELLIETKLLTLKANDAGGIFRGIQTIRQLLPAAIEKPSVQKIAWSIPTGTIRDFPEYEYRGTMLDVARHFLDVEDVKHYLDLMAYYKFNAMHLHLSDDQGWRIEIKSWPKLTEIGGSTEVGGGKGGFFTQEQYADIVNYAADRYITIIPEIDMPGHTNAALASYPELNCDGQATDLYTGTKVGFSTLCTNKEITYKFIDDVISELAELTPGPYFHIGGDESHVTKKEDYISFIERVQDIVYKHNKTMIGWDEITLSRLDKRSIAQYWASAENAKNAVEQGVKVIMSPARKAYLDMQYDSISTLGLHWAGYIEVDTGYNWDPTNLEKEIGREHILGIEAPLWTETVTNRADMEYLVFPRLAGYAEIGWSPTDGKSWNEYKHRLASHGKQYDTWGINYYRSKLVPWSKE from the coding sequence ATGAGCAAAACAATTTTAATCACTTTAAGTCTGCTGATAGCTTTTGTTGGTGCCAAGCAAGAGCCAGCAACCGACCTATCCAAACACAACCTTATTCCAAGGCCAGTGGCCATCTCAGCTACCGGAAATACATTTCATTTAAATGGGAATACTTCAATTTATGTATCAGACATCTTGCCAGAGCTAACCCGATCAGCTAACTACCTGCGAGAAAAGCTACAAGTTGCAACGGGATATGAATTCAAAATAATCCCAACTAAAGAAGCTCCTTCAGCCGGCATTTATCTTACTACAGTTAATGATGGAGAGCTGGGAAGTGAAGGTTATGAATTACTTATTGAAACGAAGTTACTTACTTTAAAAGCCAATGATGCCGGGGGAATTTTCAGAGGAATCCAAACAATTCGTCAACTCTTGCCTGCTGCAATTGAAAAACCTTCGGTTCAAAAAATAGCATGGAGTATTCCTACCGGAACCATTCGTGATTTCCCGGAGTACGAATATCGGGGAACCATGCTCGACGTTGCCCGCCACTTTCTGGATGTTGAAGATGTCAAACACTACCTTGACCTAATGGCTTATTACAAATTCAATGCTATGCACCTGCACTTATCAGATGACCAAGGATGGCGAATTGAAATTAAATCGTGGCCTAAATTAACTGAAATTGGAGGAAGCACCGAGGTTGGAGGCGGCAAAGGAGGATTTTTCACTCAGGAACAATATGCCGACATTGTGAATTATGCTGCAGACCGTTACATCACAATTATTCCTGAAATTGACATGCCCGGGCATACGAATGCGGCACTTGCTTCGTACCCCGAACTAAATTGCGACGGACAAGCAACGGACTTATATACAGGCACAAAAGTCGGTTTCAGCACACTCTGCACAAATAAAGAAATTACCTATAAATTTATTGATGACGTGATTAGCGAACTGGCAGAGCTAACTCCCGGGCCATACTTTCACATTGGTGGTGACGAGTCGCATGTGACTAAAAAAGAAGACTACATTTCATTTATAGAGCGCGTTCAAGATATCGTCTACAAGCACAATAAAACCATGATTGGATGGGATGAAATCACCTTGTCTCGATTGGATAAACGGAGTATTGCGCAATATTGGGCTAGTGCAGAGAATGCTAAAAATGCTGTTGAGCAAGGAGTAAAAGTAATCATGTCACCTGCAAGAAAAGCTTATTTAGATATGCAATACGATTCTATTTCGACATTAGGTTTGCATTGGGCCGGATACATAGAAGTAGACACCGGCTACAACTGGGACCCGACAAATCTGGAAAAAGAAATTGGCCGAGAACATATTCTCGGGATCGAAGCGCCACTGTGGACCGAGACTGTTACCAATCGTGCTGATATGGAATACTTGGTATTTCCGAGATTGGCCGGCTACGCAGAAATTGGATGGTCACCAACCGACGGAAAAAGCTGGAACGAATATAAGCATCGACTGGCCTCACATGGCAAGCAATACGACACTTGGGGAATCAATTATTATCGATCTAAACTCGTTCCGTGGAGCAAGGAATAA
- a CDS encoding FAD-binding oxidoreductase gives MKVDYLIIGQGLAGSLLIHELNKAGKSYFVFDNPDLKKASDVAAGIINPVVFRRMTKSWLIDELYPQLLKTYAELETVLAVKLFYPIPIKKVLGEGEADFWQKKYVDNGLHNYIQSNIESNQSQYISSSFGMGLVDKSARVDLKLLIEKMKNLLQKQARIRFEKVNLLDLKLTNDQVRYHDISADKIIFCEGHAVSDNPYFQDIKFKHTKGEVLRIKTERYSCNFILNKAIFLMPEGRQFYRLGATYDWDNLSLETTQQAKDELQEKLSKVFNDRYQILDQQAGIRPTTHDRRPVIGIHPKYNRVGIFNGLGSKGTMLGPYFAKQFCDYLCGKTDGLHPEVDLVRYFRK, from the coding sequence ATGAAAGTTGACTACCTCATCATTGGACAAGGATTGGCCGGAAGTTTGTTAATCCACGAATTAAACAAGGCCGGCAAAAGCTACTTCGTATTTGATAATCCAGACCTAAAAAAAGCGTCAGACGTTGCTGCCGGAATTATTAATCCTGTTGTTTTTAGACGAATGACCAAAAGCTGGCTCATTGATGAGCTATATCCGCAGTTACTAAAAACTTATGCCGAATTGGAAACTGTCTTGGCCGTTAAGCTATTTTACCCGATTCCAATAAAGAAAGTTTTAGGAGAAGGCGAAGCCGACTTCTGGCAAAAGAAATACGTCGATAATGGTTTACACAATTACATTCAATCCAACATTGAAAGCAATCAAAGTCAATATATCTCCAGTAGCTTTGGAATGGGATTGGTTGATAAAAGTGCCCGAGTTGATTTAAAGCTTCTCATTGAAAAAATGAAAAATTTGCTCCAAAAACAGGCACGTATAAGATTTGAAAAGGTAAACCTTTTGGATTTGAAACTTACGAACGATCAAGTTCGTTACCACGATATTTCGGCCGACAAAATTATTTTTTGCGAAGGACATGCCGTTTCTGACAATCCCTATTTTCAGGATATCAAATTTAAACATACCAAAGGGGAAGTGCTCCGTATAAAAACAGAGCGTTACTCTTGCAACTTCATATTGAACAAAGCAATTTTTCTCATGCCCGAAGGGAGGCAGTTTTACCGACTGGGAGCAACTTACGATTGGGACAATTTATCGCTAGAAACAACGCAACAGGCCAAAGACGAATTGCAAGAAAAATTGAGCAAGGTATTCAACGATCGCTATCAGATTTTAGATCAGCAGGCAGGTATTCGCCCAACAACTCACGACCGCCGGCCGGTAATCGGTATTCATCCTAAATACAACCGGGTGGGTATTTTTAATGGGCTGGGCTCAAAAGGAACCATGCTCGGTCCCTATTTCGCCAAACAGTTCTGCGATTATCTTTGTGGTAAAACAGACGGCCTTCATCCTGAAGTTGACTTAGTTCGCTACTTTCGGAAATAA
- a CDS encoding endonuclease/exonuclease/phosphatase family protein, whose protein sequence is MRASLVFAMLLLIILNSALSQTAKVVTYNIRYNNEGDGINAWPNRKFQVTDLLRFHEADIIGLQEALYGQVTDISLQMPGFDHVGVGRDDGKAGGEYSPIFYDSRKYQLKDHGWFWLSETPTYPSLGWDAACKRICTYALLENYDKRKSVWVFNTHFDHVGEIAQFNSVRIILQKIDRLNEKNYPVILMGDLNLTPNQKPIEIIETEFFDSKKVSEQVPYGPEGTFNGFDFNSELKRRIDYIFVKGKVDVKKYGVLTDSYEQRYPSDHLPVFVEIEL, encoded by the coding sequence ATGAGAGCTTCACTAGTATTCGCCATGCTTTTACTAATAATCCTAAATTCGGCACTCTCGCAAACAGCGAAGGTGGTTACTTACAATATCCGATATAATAATGAAGGTGATGGTATTAATGCCTGGCCAAATCGGAAATTCCAGGTAACCGACTTACTTCGGTTTCATGAAGCAGATATTATTGGTCTTCAGGAAGCTTTGTACGGACAAGTTACTGATATTTCGTTGCAAATGCCGGGCTTTGACCATGTAGGTGTTGGCCGTGACGACGGAAAGGCTGGCGGCGAATACTCCCCGATTTTTTACGATAGTAGAAAGTATCAGCTTAAAGACCATGGTTGGTTTTGGCTCTCCGAAACACCAACATACCCGAGTTTAGGATGGGATGCTGCCTGTAAGCGCATTTGCACTTACGCCTTACTGGAGAACTACGATAAACGGAAATCAGTTTGGGTGTTTAACACTCATTTTGATCATGTTGGAGAGATCGCCCAATTTAACTCCGTCCGAATCATTCTACAAAAAATAGATCGGTTGAATGAGAAAAACTATCCCGTAATTTTAATGGGCGATTTAAATCTCACTCCCAACCAAAAGCCAATCGAGATCATTGAAACGGAATTTTTCGATAGCAAAAAAGTATCGGAGCAAGTTCCCTACGGTCCGGAAGGAACATTCAATGGGTTCGATTTTAACAGCGAATTAAAACGACGCATCGACTATATTTTTGTAAAAGGAAAGGTTGATGTTAAGAAGTATGGCGTATTAACCGACTCCTACGAACAGCGCTATCCTTCGGATCATTTACCCGTATTTGTTGAAATTGAACTGTAA
- a CDS encoding alpha/beta hydrolase, with product MKILLLILVIFSLNSVGIAQERYLEQITDSVKTDTYTYSQKDGEELDLDIYTPAFDSELERPVIIYVHGGGFSGGTRNGKSTIAFCKRIAERGFVVVSMSYRLTRKGTETAFGCDCPANEKLSTIASAVEDVQDATFFLIENRETFRIDPQNIILAGSSAGAETVLATAYEPPYCYGLDSGPVSYAGVVSMAGAIADTARIYDESAVPSLLFHGTCDNLVPYATAPHHYCDESKAGYLILHGAKTITDKLHQLNKPYWLYTFCGGNHGVAGSPMTNQFEEIMTFCYDFVLHGSKDQIHTVIPGEHNCDYPTFDFCNK from the coding sequence ATGAAAATCCTGCTTTTAATACTGGTCATTTTTTCGCTCAATTCAGTTGGGATTGCCCAGGAACGCTATCTAGAACAAATTACCGACTCGGTAAAAACCGACACCTACACCTACTCCCAAAAAGATGGAGAAGAATTAGACCTTGATATATACACACCTGCTTTCGACAGCGAGCTGGAACGTCCGGTAATTATTTATGTGCATGGAGGCGGTTTTTCCGGTGGCACTCGAAACGGGAAAAGTACAATTGCCTTTTGTAAACGAATTGCAGAACGCGGCTTTGTAGTGGTTTCAATGAGCTATCGCTTAACCCGAAAAGGAACTGAAACCGCTTTCGGATGCGACTGCCCCGCCAACGAAAAGTTGAGCACAATAGCCAGTGCCGTAGAAGACGTTCAGGACGCCACTTTTTTTCTCATTGAAAATAGAGAAACATTTAGGATCGATCCTCAAAACATTATTCTGGCAGGTAGCAGTGCTGGCGCAGAAACTGTCTTAGCGACAGCCTACGAACCACCTTATTGCTACGGCTTAGATTCGGGCCCCGTGTCGTATGCCGGTGTTGTTTCCATGGCCGGAGCAATAGCCGATACAGCCAGAATTTATGATGAATCAGCCGTTCCATCCTTGCTTTTTCATGGTACCTGCGACAATCTTGTCCCCTATGCCACAGCGCCACATCATTATTGCGATGAAAGCAAGGCCGGTTATCTGATTTTACATGGAGCTAAAACCATTACAGATAAACTTCATCAACTAAACAAACCTTACTGGCTGTACACATTTTGTGGAGGAAATCACGGTGTAGCCGGATCGCCAATGACCAACCAATTTGAAGAAATCATGACATTTTGCTACGACTTTGTGCTTCATGGTTCGAAAGACCAAATCCATACAGTTATTCCGGGAGAGCATAACTGCGACTATCCTACTTTTGATTTCTGTAACAAATAA
- a CDS encoding MarC family protein translates to MNWDYYINFLVAMFAIVNPIGIWPVWSDLTNDAVSSIRHRIAFLLILSAVMILSVFFGRGQIVA, encoded by the coding sequence ATGAATTGGGATTACTATATAAATTTCTTAGTTGCCATGTTCGCTATTGTAAATCCAATTGGAATTTGGCCGGTATGGAGTGACCTGACTAATGATGCCGTTAGCTCTATTCGGCATCGGATTGCGTTTCTGTTGATTTTGTCAGCCGTAATGATTTTGTCTGTTTTTTTTGGTCGCGGGCAGATTGTTGCTTGA
- a CDS encoding MarC family protein: protein MQVFKIAGGILLLYTGISMVQGSASQLTDRDEDGEKNMSIAKQRFKRVFVPLGIPMLAGPGSITTVVLFGTKAASATDYAFFVGVVVVTFLALFLVFLSSPILEKKVDTLVFTVFTRVFGIIVTAIAIQFMVEGLGGVFPNWLKGGSVLKEAKEVSFITGFFW, encoded by the coding sequence TTGCAGGTATTTAAGATCGCGGGTGGAATTTTACTGCTGTACACTGGTATTTCCATGGTTCAAGGATCTGCTTCGCAATTAACAGATAGAGATGAAGATGGAGAGAAAAATATGTCAATAGCCAAACAACGGTTTAAAAGGGTGTTTGTCCCTTTGGGGATTCCCATGCTTGCTGGCCCCGGCTCAATTACAACTGTGGTTTTATTTGGCACAAAAGCGGCATCTGCTACTGATTATGCTTTTTTTGTTGGCGTTGTTGTCGTCACCTTTTTAGCCTTGTTCCTGGTGTTTTTATCATCGCCGATTTTAGAGAAAAAGGTGGATACGCTGGTTTTTACAGTATTTACACGGGTTTTCGGAATTATTGTAACAGCAATTGCAATTCAATTTATGGTTGAAGGATTGGGTGGAGTTTTTCCAAATTGGCTGAAAGGTGGATCCGTGCTGAAAGAAGCAAAGGAAGTTTCTTTTATTACAGGATTCTTTTGGTAA
- a CDS encoding TVP38/TMEM64 family protein: MTKNNQEKQVRQSLSQLYIILGLMLSISLLYFTVPDINRFFTEAFETLTSDNNQRISNWVSKLGFWGPVFIILAMVLQMFLLIIPSPLLMVISVLAYGPYWGTLISALAVAVASSIGYLIGRYLGEIAIARLIGDQKEKQLKFYIEKYGVWAVVIPRLAPFLSNDAISFVGGILQMGYWRFIGATLAGIFPLAALIGYFGENNDRLKTGLIWVSAVSLILFVIYIIYDSKRKSHKSKSGKNSS, from the coding sequence ATGACAAAGAATAATCAGGAAAAGCAAGTGAGACAAAGTTTGTCGCAACTTTACATAATTTTGGGACTAATGCTTTCGATTTCATTACTCTATTTCACTGTGCCAGACATAAATAGATTTTTCACGGAGGCTTTTGAAACATTGACTAGCGATAATAATCAGCGAATATCAAACTGGGTTAGTAAGCTCGGTTTTTGGGGGCCGGTTTTTATCATATTGGCAATGGTGCTTCAGATGTTTTTGCTCATCATTCCATCTCCTTTGCTCATGGTTATTTCGGTACTGGCCTATGGCCCTTATTGGGGAACTTTAATCTCCGCGTTAGCCGTAGCAGTTGCTTCAAGTATTGGCTATCTGATCGGCCGCTACCTGGGCGAAATAGCAATTGCTCGTTTAATAGGAGACCAGAAAGAAAAACAATTAAAATTTTACATTGAAAAATACGGAGTGTGGGCAGTTGTTATCCCCCGCTTGGCTCCTTTTCTGTCAAACGATGCCATTAGTTTTGTCGGTGGCATTTTGCAAATGGGATATTGGCGGTTTATCGGCGCAACATTGGCGGGAATCTTTCCTTTGGCTGCTTTGATTGGTTATTTTGGCGAAAATAACGATCGATTGAAAACAGGCTTAATTTGGGTTTCTGCTGTGAGTTTAATCTTGTTCGTTATCTATATCATTTACGACAGTAAAAGAAAGTCTCATAAGTCTAAATCGGGAAAAAATAGTTCTTAA
- the hydF gene encoding [FeFe] hydrogenase H-cluster maturation GTPase HydF — MKAPKSFRLHIGLFGRRNVGKSSLLNALTQQDVSIVSDVAGTTTDPVEKPMELLPLGPVLFIDTAGIDDEGALGEQRIQKTRAVFDRTDLAILISNSNDWGEFEEKTLQELKELNIPIIVVFNKSDLYDSAFDTINILESVKLPVVETSAATKAGISELRQTILKKAPEDFINRPSIVADLVGPGKAAILVVPIDKEAPKGRLILPQVQSIRDLLDGDSFCMVVKERELREAISRFNKPPKLVVTDSQAFLKVAADTPPEIPLTSFSILFARHQGDLSEMVKGAMAIDQLKAGDKVLIAEACSHHPIGEDIGTVKIPRWLTQYVGGKLEIEHMRGHDFPPNLSDYKIIIHCGACMWNRRAMLSRIMKARQAGVPLTNYGLTIAYSLGIFERALQPFPAALEVYKKGR, encoded by the coding sequence ATGAAAGCACCCAAATCATTTCGCTTGCACATCGGGCTTTTTGGCCGTCGGAACGTAGGAAAATCTTCCTTACTGAATGCTCTGACCCAGCAAGATGTTTCGATTGTATCGGATGTTGCCGGAACAACCACCGATCCGGTTGAAAAACCAATGGAACTGCTGCCACTCGGTCCGGTTCTATTTATCGACACGGCCGGAATTGACGACGAAGGGGCACTGGGCGAACAGCGAATTCAGAAAACGCGAGCGGTTTTCGACCGAACTGATTTGGCTATCCTTATTTCGAATAGCAACGACTGGGGGGAGTTTGAAGAAAAGACGCTTCAGGAATTGAAAGAGCTGAACATCCCAATCATTGTCGTTTTTAACAAATCAGACTTGTACGACTCTGCTTTCGATACCATTAATATCCTCGAAAGTGTGAAACTACCTGTTGTTGAAACATCGGCAGCAACGAAGGCCGGAATTTCCGAATTGCGCCAAACGATATTGAAAAAAGCACCTGAAGATTTCATCAACCGACCAAGTATTGTTGCCGATTTGGTTGGCCCCGGAAAAGCTGCAATTCTGGTTGTTCCAATCGACAAAGAAGCACCCAAGGGACGGTTGATTCTTCCACAGGTTCAAAGCATTCGCGACTTACTGGATGGTGATTCGTTTTGTATGGTGGTCAAGGAGCGTGAACTGCGCGAAGCCATTTCAAGGTTTAACAAGCCGCCCAAGCTGGTAGTGACCGATAGTCAGGCTTTTTTAAAAGTAGCTGCCGACACGCCTCCCGAAATTCCACTGACCAGCTTCTCCATTTTATTTGCTCGACATCAGGGTGATTTGTCTGAAATGGTAAAGGGCGCAATGGCCATTGATCAGTTAAAAGCAGGCGACAAAGTACTGATTGCCGAAGCTTGCTCGCACCACCCGATTGGCGAAGATATTGGCACGGTAAAAATACCACGCTGGCTCACTCAATATGTTGGTGGCAAATTGGAAATTGAACATATGCGGGGACACGACTTTCCTCCAAACCTGTCCGACTATAAAATCATTATTCACTGTGGAGCATGCATGTGGAACCGCCGCGCAATGCTTTCGCGCATCATGAAAGCTAGGCAAGCCGGAGTACCGCTAACCAATTATGGGTTGACCATTGCCTATTCGTTGGGTATTTTCGAACGGGCGCTTCAGCCATTTCCTGCGGCACTGGAAGTATATAAGAAAGGACGTTAA
- a CDS encoding T9SS type A sorting domain-containing protein: MKRLISIIILIFVFYNLGQSARVISSFDIARWYLDGDVVLICSVNHNDTLTVEKYDSLLTDGFHLCYNIYREQYRISIDSIIKGDQNIAGAINTIFTPKLSTQARKEKSEFTGLDSKGDSTFINTVEYNGDFYSDDSYFRIESSEKRLVILRKKEIGYVIDYQSKCDSITLNLIQEVERQGEDFFNLLSAENLKSESFRVYPNPFFDTIEIEGIQAKRIEITDIDGNTNKIKMNDPNHVDLSYLNPGVYVISIYTNTKKWTQKIVKK, encoded by the coding sequence ATGAAAAGACTGATCAGTATAATCATTCTAATATTTGTATTTTACAATTTAGGACAGTCTGCTAGAGTTATTTCAAGCTTTGATATTGCAAGGTGGTATCTGGATGGCGATGTGGTATTGATTTGTAGTGTAAATCATAACGATACATTAACGGTCGAAAAATATGACTCACTATTAACAGATGGCTTTCATCTCTGTTATAATATTTATCGAGAGCAGTATCGTATATCAATAGATTCCATTATAAAAGGCGATCAAAATATAGCGGGAGCTATTAATACTATTTTTACACCTAAATTGTCGACTCAAGCAAGAAAGGAAAAATCTGAATTCACCGGATTAGATTCAAAAGGAGATTCCACTTTTATAAATACCGTTGAGTATAATGGCGACTTTTATTCTGATGATAGTTATTTCAGAATAGAATCTTCAGAAAAACGATTGGTGATTCTTCGAAAGAAAGAAATTGGCTATGTTATAGATTACCAGTCAAAATGCGATTCCATCACTTTGAATCTAATTCAAGAAGTCGAAAGGCAAGGCGAGGATTTTTTTAATTTGCTGTCTGCTGAAAATTTAAAATCTGAAAGCTTCAGGGTTTATCCCAATCCGTTTTTTGATACAATCGAAATAGAAGGTATTCAAGCAAAAAGAATAGAAATAACAGATATTGATGGAAATACCAATAAGATAAAGATGAATGACCCGAATCATGTTGATTTAAGTTATTTAAATCCCGGAGTGTACGTTATTTCTATATACACCAATACTAAAAAGTGGACTCAAAAGATTGTTAAGAAATAA